Proteins encoded by one window of Verrucomicrobiota bacterium:
- a CDS encoding 1-acyl-sn-glycerol-3-phosphate acyltransferase, whose protein sequence is MKRLPGERSHYSTFYGFGQLVCSLMSRLFFWRSIVGLEHWIDGPALITPNHASFLDPPLLGSACPEQIAYVARKDLFGNPLFRAICFGVGAIPIERYAADFGSMKRVLRTLAQGKKVLLFPEGVRTHDGNFGAAMPGVGFLVYRSQVPVIPVYIHGTYRAWPRHRRFPIPTRTVVVFGEPMRFDRDATTPPTRETYKAIADEIMARIRALKPRAIAVL, encoded by the coding sequence ATGAAACGGCTGCCCGGTGAACGCTCGCACTACAGCACGTTCTACGGGTTCGGCCAGCTCGTGTGCTCGCTCATGTCGCGCCTGTTCTTCTGGCGCAGCATCGTCGGCCTCGAGCACTGGATCGACGGCCCCGCGCTCATCACTCCCAACCACGCGAGCTTCCTCGACCCGCCGCTGCTCGGCAGCGCGTGCCCCGAGCAGATCGCCTACGTCGCGCGCAAGGACCTGTTTGGCAATCCCCTGTTCCGAGCGATCTGCTTTGGCGTCGGTGCGATCCCCATCGAGCGGTACGCCGCCGACTTCGGGAGTATGAAACGCGTGCTTCGAACGCTGGCGCAAGGCAAGAAGGTTCTCCTCTTTCCGGAAGGCGTGCGCACGCATGACGGCAACTTCGGCGCGGCCATGCCCGGTGTCGGGTTCCTGGTGTACCGTTCACAGGTGCCCGTGATACCCGTTTACATCCACGGCACCTATCGCGCTTGGCCCCGCCATCGCCGCTTCCCGATTCCAACCCGCACCGTTGTCGTATTCGGCGAGCCCATGCGCTTCGACCGTGACGCTACGACGCCTCCAACCCGCGAAACCTACAAGGCCATCGCCGACGAGATCATGGCCCGCATCCGCGCGCTCAAGCCCCGCGCCATTGCCGTCCTTTGA
- a CDS encoding flagellar basal body rod protein: MSYEASMSGIRAALIRLRVSANDVANANTERHTDHRVVNVSRAGGGVDANVERTDQPVSFVQETVEGMSAAHEMKANAAVLRTQTEMDKTVLDLLA, encoded by the coding sequence ATGAGCTACGAAGCCAGCATGAGCGGCATCCGCGCCGCGCTGATCCGGCTGCGAGTCTCGGCCAACGACGTGGCCAATGCCAACACCGAACGGCATACGGACCACCGTGTGGTGAACGTCTCCCGAGCGGGCGGCGGCGTCGATGCGAACGTCGAGCGCACCGACCAGCCTGTCTCCTTTGTGCAAGAGACGGTCGAAGGCATGAGCGCCGCGCACGAGATGAAGGCGAACGCCGCTGTGCTCCGCACCCAGACCGAGATGGACAAGACTGTCCTGGACCTTCTCGCCTGA
- a CDS encoding DUF1957 domain-containing protein has translation MGEHGYLTLVLHAHLPYVRHPEHDEFLEEDWFFEAVIETYVPLLEAFERLVNDGVDFRLTMSLSPTLLSMLVDPLLQYRLLRHLDKLIELASREVERTRWQPEFNELALMYHYKLTRVRHVFAEQYHHNLVEAFRRFLDLGKLEILTCGATHGYLPLMAVNVNAVRAQIATAVEHHEKYLGRRPNGIWLPECGYEPGIDEVLREFGIKFFFTDAHGVLHATPRPKYGVFAPIFCPSGVAAFGRDLESSKQVWSAQEGYPGDYYYRDFYRDVGFDLDYDYIRPYIHHLGIRKMTGIKYYRITGQGDHKEPYIPAMAREKAASHAGNFMFNREKQAEFLHGFMGRKPIIVAPYDAELFGHWWYEGPEWLEFLFRKLYFDQTSISAITPMEYLKANPRNQVSTPSMSSWGWKGYSEVWLEGSNDWIYLHLTKGAERMVELARRFRNSDNGLFRRALNQAARELLLAQASDWAFIMKGGTVVEYAVKRTKDHIGRFTKLYHQIRTDRIDEGYLADLEHKDNLFPDIDFRCYA, from the coding sequence ATGGGAGAACACGGCTATCTAACTCTCGTTCTGCACGCGCACCTGCCGTACGTGCGGCACCCCGAACACGACGAGTTTCTTGAGGAAGACTGGTTCTTCGAGGCGGTCATCGAGACGTACGTGCCGCTGTTGGAGGCGTTCGAGCGGCTCGTCAACGACGGGGTGGACTTCCGGCTCACGATGTCGCTTTCACCGACGCTGCTGTCGATGCTGGTCGATCCGCTCCTCCAGTACCGGCTGCTGCGGCACCTCGACAAGCTCATCGAGCTGGCGAGCCGCGAGGTGGAGCGCACGCGCTGGCAGCCCGAGTTCAACGAACTCGCGCTCATGTACCACTACAAGCTCACGCGCGTGCGCCACGTGTTCGCCGAGCAGTACCACCACAACTTGGTCGAGGCGTTCCGCCGGTTCCTCGACCTGGGCAAGCTCGAGATCCTCACCTGCGGAGCCACGCACGGCTACCTGCCGCTCATGGCGGTGAATGTGAACGCCGTCCGCGCGCAGATTGCCACGGCCGTGGAGCATCACGAGAAGTATCTCGGCCGCCGGCCCAACGGTATCTGGTTACCCGAATGCGGCTACGAGCCGGGCATCGACGAGGTGCTGCGCGAGTTTGGGATCAAGTTCTTCTTCACCGACGCGCACGGCGTGCTCCACGCCACGCCGCGCCCGAAGTACGGGGTGTTCGCGCCGATCTTCTGCCCGAGCGGCGTGGCGGCGTTCGGGCGCGACCTCGAGAGCTCGAAGCAGGTCTGGAGCGCGCAGGAGGGCTATCCGGGCGACTACTACTACCGCGACTTCTACCGCGACGTCGGATTCGATCTCGACTACGATTATATCCGCCCGTACATCCACCACCTCGGCATCCGCAAGATGACGGGGATCAAGTACTACCGTATCACGGGCCAGGGCGATCACAAGGAGCCGTACATCCCGGCCATGGCACGCGAGAAGGCCGCCTCGCACGCGGGAAACTTCATGTTCAACCGCGAGAAGCAAGCCGAGTTCCTTCACGGGTTTATGGGGCGCAAGCCGATCATCGTCGCGCCATACGATGCCGAGTTGTTCGGCCACTGGTGGTACGAAGGGCCGGAGTGGCTCGAGTTCTTGTTCCGCAAGCTCTACTTCGACCAGACAAGTATCTCAGCGATCACCCCGATGGAGTACCTCAAGGCCAACCCGAGGAATCAGGTCTCGACGCCGTCGATGTCGAGCTGGGGCTGGAAGGGCTATAGCGAGGTATGGCTCGAAGGCTCGAACGACTGGATCTACCTGCACCTGACCAAGGGAGCCGAGCGGATGGTCGAGCTCGCGCGGCGGTTCCGCAACAGCGACAACGGGCTGTTTCGCCGGGCGCTTAATCAGGCGGCGCGGGAGTTGCTGCTGGCGCAAGCGAGCGACTGGGCGTTCATCATGAAGGGTGGGACGGTGGTCGAGTACGCCGTCAAGCGCACCAAGGACCACATCGGCCGGTTCACCAAGCTCTACCATCAGATCAGAACAGACCGGATCGACGAGGGCTACCTGGCCGATCTCGAGCACAAGGACAACCTGTTCCCCGATATCGACTTCCGCTGCTACGCCTGA
- a CDS encoding DUF4912 domain-containing protein: MATKRRITKASVSDETMSKKKTAQSAKPAKKATPSGKTVSPKQGASQKQASASKKAPLSQPMTGNKSLKKDPRTKKAVKKTARKTGTTEARPKLSRETEEAIAARASLRHRILSEAVERSRRTVKERVEEAKFHGPEMPRAAEAPIEALPERYGGSFIVLLARDPWWLHSFWEVSPDRLGEAAAHFGDRWERTRSVLRVYDVTAVDFDGTNAHASFDIELSGNASSWYIHAGNPNRSWVVDIGRVSPENDFFVLARSNIAATPRDGMSSVLDEEWMEIDDFYEKMYALSGGLEIGRSSAELVSEMHRRLQAGGASGMVSSFGASPLMKAEKVSGFWFTLDCELIVYGATEPDATVTMQGRPVKLRPDGTFTVRMALPDGLQEIETVATSADGSEERTITPVVSRKTTSSERTVARR, from the coding sequence ATGGCCACGAAGAGAAGGATTACGAAGGCCTCGGTGTCTGATGAGACAATGAGCAAGAAAAAGACAGCGCAATCAGCAAAGCCAGCCAAGAAGGCAACGCCAAGCGGGAAGACCGTGTCCCCGAAGCAGGGAGCGAGTCAGAAGCAGGCGTCTGCCTCAAAAAAGGCGCCCCTCTCCCAGCCGATGACTGGGAACAAGAGCCTGAAGAAGGACCCCCGGACCAAGAAGGCGGTCAAGAAAACGGCCAGGAAAACCGGCACGACCGAGGCGCGGCCGAAGCTGTCGAGAGAGACGGAAGAAGCGATCGCGGCTCGCGCAAGCTTGCGCCACCGGATCTTGTCCGAGGCGGTTGAGCGCTCACGGCGCACGGTGAAGGAACGGGTAGAGGAGGCGAAATTCCACGGACCCGAGATGCCGCGGGCCGCCGAGGCGCCGATCGAGGCGCTGCCGGAGCGCTACGGCGGAAGCTTCATCGTGCTGCTTGCGCGCGACCCGTGGTGGCTGCACAGCTTCTGGGAAGTGTCGCCCGACCGGCTGGGCGAGGCGGCGGCCCACTTCGGTGACCGCTGGGAGCGGACGCGCTCGGTGCTCCGCGTCTACGACGTGACGGCCGTGGACTTTGACGGCACCAACGCACACGCGTCGTTCGACATCGAGCTGAGCGGCAATGCCTCGAGCTGGTACATCCACGCCGGCAATCCGAACCGGTCGTGGGTCGTCGACATCGGACGTGTCTCGCCGGAGAACGACTTCTTCGTGCTGGCGCGCTCGAATATAGCGGCGACGCCGCGCGACGGCATGTCGAGCGTGCTCGACGAAGAGTGGATGGAGATCGACGATTTCTACGAGAAAATGTATGCGCTCTCCGGTGGGCTCGAGATAGGCCGGAGTTCGGCCGAGCTCGTGAGCGAGATGCACCGCCGCCTCCAGGCGGGTGGGGCATCCGGCATGGTGTCGAGCTTCGGCGCCAGTCCGCTCATGAAGGCTGAGAAGGTAAGCGGCTTCTGGTTCACACTCGATTGCGAGCTGATCGTCTATGGCGCCACCGAGCCGGACGCAACGGTCACGATGCAGGGCCGGCCGGTGAAGTTGCGGCCCGATGGGACGTTCACGGTTCGCATGGCGCTGCCCGACGGGCTCCAGGAGATCGAGACCGTAGCGACGTCGGCCGACGGCAGTGAGGAGCGCACGATCACGCCCGTCGTGTCACGCAAGACCACATCGAGCGAGCGGACTGTTGCACGCCGGTAG
- a CDS encoding peptidyl-prolyl cis-trans isomerase — MTRNELQEIIQIEMGMNRLAEAKLTDEELAGLDEQVRASHILVGVPQPNPNEEDFTKAKEKILTIKAEIEAGTKTFEAAAAEYSDCPSKAKGGDLGFFPRQGAMVEPFAEAAYALKVGEMSEPVRTQFGYHLIKPTERSKEPAKEALINSKIMDVVRDIEKVVKVERLYEGAPEDEAITPEDEVAPDDTGSDAGDGAPETE, encoded by the coding sequence ATGACCAGGAATGAGCTTCAGGAGATCATTCAGATCGAGATGGGCATGAACCGGCTCGCCGAGGCCAAGCTCACTGACGAGGAACTGGCGGGGCTCGATGAGCAGGTGCGCGCCAGCCACATCCTCGTCGGGGTACCGCAACCCAACCCGAACGAGGAGGACTTCACCAAAGCCAAGGAGAAGATCCTCACCATCAAGGCCGAGATCGAGGCCGGAACCAAGACCTTTGAGGCCGCCGCCGCCGAGTACTCCGATTGCCCCTCGAAGGCCAAGGGCGGCGATCTTGGCTTCTTCCCTCGCCAAGGTGCTATGGTCGAGCCGTTCGCTGAGGCCGCCTATGCGCTTAAGGTGGGCGAGATGAGCGAGCCGGTCCGTACGCAGTTCGGCTACCACCTCATCAAACCGACCGAACGGAGCAAGGAGCCAGCCAAGGAAGCGCTCATCAACTCCAAGATAATGGACGTTGTTCGGGACATCGAGAAGGTGGTCAAAGTCGAGCGCCTCTACGAAGGCGCCCCCGAAGATGAGGCGATCACGCCCGAGGACGAGGTGGCCCCGGACGACACCGGCTCGGACGCCGGGGACGGGGCTCCGGAGACGGAATAG